The Bradyrhizobium sp. WBAH42 genome includes a window with the following:
- a CDS encoding DUF6468 domain-containing protein — MNHSLGMAIETLVAILLMLTIVYCVMLNKRLTRLKADEHSLKAVIGELITATEIAERAIGGLKLAVRDVNENLGSQLAAATQMSDQLYKQLGEADNVVRRLSKIAIAARPVTNPETVAAPAAKPSTAKAVAAAAEAFSERRRSNGLAA, encoded by the coding sequence ATGAACCACTCCCTGGGAATGGCGATCGAGACGCTGGTGGCTATCCTGCTGATGCTGACGATCGTCTACTGCGTCATGCTCAACAAGCGCCTGACGCGGCTGAAGGCGGACGAGCATTCGCTGAAGGCCGTCATCGGCGAGCTGATCACCGCGACCGAGATCGCCGAGCGCGCGATCGGCGGGCTGAAGCTCGCCGTGCGCGACGTCAACGAGAACCTCGGCAGCCAGCTCGCCGCCGCGACGCAGATGTCGGACCAGCTCTACAAGCAGCTCGGCGAGGCCGACAACGTGGTGCGGCGCCTGTCCAAGATCGCGATCGCGGCGCGTCCCGTCACCAATCCGGAGACGGTCGCCGCGCCCGCGGCCAAGCCGTCGACCGCGAAGGCGGTGGCGGCCGCCGCCGAAGCCTTCTCCGAGCGCCGACGATCCAACGGCCTTGCCGCATGA
- the fliM gene encoding flagellar motor switch protein FliM, whose translation MAGNDQVDQDAIAAQWEASLDSEDPAEAAKAAAENELSETMALQWAAMVEDGSRDLGSGKNSGERVLSQEEIDNLLGFTVGDVTLDDHSGIRAIIDSAMVSYERLPMLEIVFDRLVRLMTTSLRNFTSDNVEVSLDRITSVRFGDYMNSIPLPAVLTVFKAEEWENFGMATVDSNLIYSMIDVLLGGRRGTSQLRIEGRPYTTIETELVKRLVEVVLADAEQAFRPLSPVTFTIDRLETNPRFAAISRPANAAILVRLRIDMEDRGGNVELLLPYATIEPIRGVLLQMFMGEKFGRDPVWEGHFATEIVQAEIAVDAVLYEADIPLKQLMRLKVGDTLPLDMRADANVTVRCGDVTLTEGRMGRVGDRVAIRVTKPLRKPSTTLAMFEKVDEQNKMMEAP comes from the coding sequence ATGGCGGGCAACGACCAAGTCGACCAGGATGCAATTGCCGCCCAGTGGGAGGCCTCGCTCGATAGCGAGGATCCCGCCGAGGCGGCAAAGGCTGCCGCAGAGAACGAATTGTCCGAGACCATGGCCCTGCAATGGGCGGCCATGGTCGAGGACGGCAGCCGCGATCTCGGCAGCGGCAAGAATTCCGGCGAGCGTGTGCTGTCGCAGGAGGAGATCGACAATCTCCTCGGCTTCACCGTCGGCGACGTCACGCTCGACGACCATTCCGGCATTCGCGCGATCATCGATTCGGCGATGGTCTCCTACGAGCGCCTGCCGATGCTCGAAATCGTCTTCGACCGCCTGGTGCGGTTGATGACGACGTCGTTGCGCAATTTCACCTCCGACAACGTCGAAGTCTCGCTCGACCGCATCACCTCGGTGCGCTTCGGCGACTACATGAACTCGATCCCGCTGCCCGCCGTCCTCACCGTGTTCAAGGCCGAGGAGTGGGAGAACTTTGGCATGGCGACGGTCGATTCCAACCTGATCTATTCGATGATCGACGTGCTGCTCGGTGGCCGACGCGGCACCAGCCAGCTGCGCATCGAGGGCCGGCCCTACACCACGATCGAGACCGAGCTGGTCAAGCGGCTGGTCGAGGTGGTGCTGGCCGACGCCGAGCAGGCGTTCCGGCCGTTGTCGCCGGTGACCTTCACGATCGACCGGCTCGAGACCAATCCACGTTTCGCCGCGATCAGCCGTCCCGCCAACGCCGCGATCCTGGTGCGCCTGCGCATCGACATGGAAGACCGCGGCGGCAACGTCGAGCTGCTGCTGCCCTACGCGACCATCGAGCCGATCCGGGGCGTCCTGCTCCAGATGTTCATGGGCGAAAAGTTCGGCCGCGACCCGGTCTGGGAGGGCCATTTCGCCACCGAGATCGTGCAGGCCGAGATCGCGGTCGACGCCGTGCTCTACGAGGCCGACATTCCGCTCAAGCAACTCATGCGGCTCAAGGTCGGCGACACGCTGCCGCTGGACATGCGCGCCGACGCCAACGTCACCGTGCGCTGCGGCGACGTCACGCTGACCGAGGGGCGGATGGGCCGGGTCGGCGACCGTGTCGCGATCCGTGTGACGAAACCCTTGCGCAAGCCAAGTACGACACTTGCGATGTTCGAGAAGGTTGACGAGCAGAACAAGATGATGGAGGCCCCATGA
- the fliL gene encoding flagellar basal body-associated protein FliL: MAENDEGGAAADGAEAAPPKNKLKLIIMVVGALAVLGGGAATWFFFFRHGGDEHHAEAAPPPKPPAFVDVPDMMVNLAGAPGERVQYLRLKIVLELKEEKQIEAIKPTMPRVTDIFQTYVRELRPSDLNGSAGIFRLKEELTKRVNAAVAPVQVSAVLFKEVVVQ, translated from the coding sequence ATGGCAGAGAATGACGAAGGCGGCGCAGCCGCTGATGGCGCGGAAGCCGCTCCGCCGAAGAACAAGCTCAAGCTCATCATCATGGTCGTCGGCGCGCTCGCCGTCCTCGGCGGCGGCGCTGCGACCTGGTTCTTCTTCTTCCGTCATGGCGGCGACGAGCATCATGCCGAGGCCGCGCCGCCGCCGAAGCCGCCGGCCTTCGTCGACGTCCCCGACATGATGGTCAACCTTGCCGGCGCGCCGGGCGAGCGCGTGCAATATCTGCGGCTGAAGATCGTGCTGGAGCTGAAGGAAGAGAAGCAGATCGAGGCGATCAAGCCGACGATGCCGCGTGTCACCGACATCTTCCAGACCTATGTGCGCGAGCTGCGCCCGTCCGACCTCAACGGTTCGGCCGGCATCTTCCGCCTCAAGGAGGAGCTGACCAAGCGCGTCAACGCGGCGGTCGCCCCGGTCCAGGTCAGCGCGGTGCTGTTCAAGGAAGTCGTGGTCCAGTGA
- the flgF gene encoding flagellar basal-body rod protein FlgF, producing the protein MQNALLIGLSRQMTLERQMDVIANNVANANTNGFKADHSLFEEYLNSNAREDNFIGRDRRVSYVQDRGTFRDIGQGPMEATNNPLDVAINGGAYFAVQANGGELYTRDGKFSLNSTGQLVTADGNLVLGNAGPITFQPTDHDINVAPDGTVTVLEGTAKTDSIRGKIRMVSFDDPARLTKLGANLYAAGSANQQADAKSTLQQGYIEKSNVNAVGEMTRMVEVMRSYTAIANLLQQQSDLHKSAIDKLADVPA; encoded by the coding sequence ATGCAGAACGCGCTTCTGATCGGCTTGTCACGGCAGATGACGTTGGAGCGGCAGATGGATGTCATCGCCAACAACGTCGCCAATGCCAACACCAACGGCTTCAAGGCCGACCATTCGCTGTTCGAGGAGTATCTGAACTCGAACGCGCGTGAGGACAATTTCATCGGTCGCGACCGCCGGGTCTCCTATGTCCAGGACCGCGGCACCTTCCGCGACATCGGCCAGGGGCCGATGGAGGCCACCAACAATCCGCTCGACGTCGCGATCAACGGCGGAGCCTATTTCGCGGTGCAGGCCAATGGCGGCGAGCTCTATACCCGCGACGGCAAGTTCTCGCTCAACAGCACCGGCCAGCTCGTCACCGCCGACGGCAATCTCGTGCTCGGCAATGCCGGCCCGATCACCTTCCAGCCGACCGACCACGACATCAACGTCGCGCCCGACGGCACCGTCACGGTGCTCGAGGGTACGGCGAAGACCGACTCGATCCGCGGCAAGATCCGCATGGTGTCGTTCGACGATCCGGCCAGGCTGACCAAGCTCGGCGCCAATCTCTATGCCGCCGGCTCGGCAAACCAGCAGGCCGACGCCAAGTCCACACTGCAGCAGGGTTACATCGAGAAGTCGAACGTGAACGCGGTCGGCGAGATGACCCGCATGGTCGAGGTGATGCGCAGCTACACCGCGATCGCCAACCTGCTGCAGCAGCAGAGCGACCTCCACAAATCGGCGATCGACAAGCTCGCCGACGTTCCGGCCTGA
- the flgG gene encoding flagellar basal-body rod protein FlgG gives MQALHTAATGMAAQELNVQVISNNIANLRTTGFKKQTAAFQDLIYEHVRRVGAQSSDQGTILPVGVDIGGGVKTVGTPRSMTQGTLSQTGNDLDLAVSGEGFFKILMPDGTFQYTRDGTFQMDNQGRVVTAQGNPVQPTITIPNNASGISVSEQGQVSVTLPGSSTSSIVGQIGITRFINKAGLQPVGNNQFTETPSSGAPQDGTANSEGYGKITQGSLEQANVDVVSEMSDLIAAQRAYEMNAKVISAADQMMQSTTALFR, from the coding sequence ATGCAGGCGCTTCACACCGCAGCGACCGGAATGGCGGCACAGGAACTCAACGTTCAGGTGATCTCCAACAACATCGCCAACCTCCGCACCACCGGCTTCAAGAAGCAGACGGCGGCATTCCAGGACCTGATCTACGAGCACGTCCGCCGCGTCGGCGCCCAATCGTCGGACCAAGGCACCATCCTGCCGGTCGGCGTCGACATCGGCGGCGGCGTCAAGACCGTCGGCACCCCGCGCAGCATGACGCAGGGCACGCTGTCGCAGACCGGCAACGACCTCGATCTCGCCGTCTCGGGCGAGGGCTTCTTCAAGATCCTGATGCCCGACGGCACCTTCCAGTACACCCGCGACGGCACCTTCCAGATGGACAATCAGGGCCGCGTCGTCACCGCGCAGGGCAACCCGGTGCAGCCCACCATCACCATCCCGAACAATGCCTCGGGCATCAGCGTGAGCGAGCAGGGCCAGGTCTCGGTGACGCTGCCGGGCTCGTCGACCTCCTCGATCGTCGGCCAGATCGGCATCACCCGCTTCATCAACAAGGCGGGCCTGCAGCCGGTCGGCAACAACCAATTCACCGAGACGCCCTCGTCCGGCGCGCCGCAGGACGGCACCGCGAACTCCGAGGGCTACGGCAAGATCACGCAAGGCAGCCTCGAGCAGGCCAATGTCGACGTCGTCTCGGAGATGAGCGACCTGATCGCCGCCCAGCGCGCTTACGAGATGAACGCCAAGGTGATCAGCGCCGCCGACCAGATGATGCAATCGACGACGGCACTGTTCCGCTGA
- the flgA gene encoding flagellar basal body P-ring formation chaperone FlgA has protein sequence MIRATLATISTLLALALPAAAADDFIAAPTLRASVTVTSDVVRVGDLIDNAGSAALIPVYRSPDLGTTGTLTVGQVLSVLRAKQVIGVMTGDIKEVQVTRLARTLASKDIENAVAAALERRFGLGDAANLTITFDRSVAEMRLDASNSGALQPVATRYDARSGRFDIAFEIANDGNAAPTKLRFTGIAIETVEVAVLTRDIDRAELLKSSDLSLERRPKAEVAGEPASRDRSIGMQLRRGMRAGTPIRAADLVRPDFVVRDQAVTIIYQVPGLYLTTRGKAIESGAEGDTVSVLNLQSKRTLTGVVTGRGQVTVQGASQSAPAVEQTSSVKRDNVPAAAALAQSLIQTPTAEIAQAQIPQVRLSQAPAKSE, from the coding sequence ATGATCCGCGCCACCCTCGCCACGATCTCGACCCTTCTCGCGCTGGCCTTGCCGGCAGCGGCCGCCGACGATTTCATCGCCGCGCCGACGCTGCGCGCAAGCGTCACGGTGACCTCGGACGTGGTGCGGGTCGGCGATCTCATCGACAACGCCGGATCCGCCGCGCTGATCCCGGTCTACCGCTCGCCCGATCTCGGCACCACCGGCACGCTGACGGTCGGCCAGGTGCTGTCGGTGCTGCGCGCCAAGCAGGTGATCGGCGTCATGACCGGCGACATCAAGGAGGTCCAGGTCACCCGCCTCGCCCGCACCCTCGCGAGCAAGGATATCGAAAACGCGGTCGCCGCGGCGCTCGAGCGCCGCTTCGGCCTCGGAGACGCCGCCAACCTCACCATCACGTTCGACCGCAGCGTCGCCGAGATGCGGCTGGACGCCTCCAACAGCGGCGCGCTGCAGCCGGTCGCAACCCGTTATGATGCCCGCAGCGGCCGTTTCGACATCGCCTTCGAGATCGCCAACGACGGCAATGCCGCGCCGACCAAGCTGCGCTTCACGGGCATCGCGATCGAGACGGTGGAGGTGGCCGTGCTGACCCGCGACATCGACCGCGCCGAGCTCCTCAAATCCTCCGACCTGTCGTTGGAGCGCCGGCCGAAGGCCGAGGTCGCCGGCGAGCCCGCCTCGCGCGACCGCAGCATCGGCATGCAGCTGCGCCGAGGAATGCGCGCGGGTACGCCGATCCGCGCCGCCGACCTCGTCAGACCCGACTTCGTGGTGCGCGATCAGGCCGTCACCATCATCTACCAGGTGCCCGGCCTCTATCTCACCACGCGCGGCAAGGCGATCGAGAGCGGCGCCGAGGGCGACACCGTCAGCGTGCTCAATCTGCAGTCCAAGCGCACGCTGACCGGCGTAGTCACCGGCCGCGGCCAGGTGACCGTCCAGGGCGCCAGCCAGTCGGCGCCGGCGGTCGAGCAGACCTCGTCGGTCAAGCGCGACAACGTGCCGGCGGCCGCGGCCCTGGCGCAGAGCCTGATCCAGACGCCCACGGCCGAGATCGCCCAAGCCCAGATTCCGCAAGTTCGCCTCTCGCAGGCTCCAGCCAAGTCAGAGTAG
- the flgH gene encoding flagellar basal body L-ring protein FlgH has product MSTFSSASRLRRIAISALLLATCALASGCSSIDRLSQIGEQPKLSAIDNPTTQPGYKPVQMPMPKPEVASYNPNSLWRNGSRAFFKDQRARQVGDLLTVTVNITDKANIENDTSRSRTNKEDSGITNFIGAQTITQANKILPGRVLTADSTSSSEGKGSVDRKEALQTNVAAVVTQVLPNGNLVVEGKQEIRVNFEIRELIVAGIVRPEDIQSDNTIDSTKIAQARIAYGGRGQITDVQQPRYGQQVMDVLLPF; this is encoded by the coding sequence ATGTCCACGTTCAGTTCGGCCTCCCGCCTTCGTCGCATCGCGATCTCCGCCCTGCTGCTGGCGACTTGCGCATTGGCGAGCGGCTGCTCCTCGATCGACCGCCTGTCGCAGATCGGCGAGCAGCCAAAGCTGTCGGCCATCGACAATCCGACCACGCAGCCCGGCTACAAGCCGGTGCAGATGCCGATGCCAAAGCCCGAGGTGGCCTCCTACAATCCGAACTCGCTGTGGCGCAACGGCAGCCGCGCCTTCTTCAAGGACCAGCGCGCCCGCCAGGTCGGCGATCTCCTCACCGTGACCGTGAACATCACCGACAAGGCCAACATCGAGAACGACACCTCGCGCAGCCGCACCAACAAGGAAGATTCGGGAATCACCAACTTCATTGGCGCCCAGACGATCACCCAGGCCAACAAGATCCTGCCGGGCCGGGTCCTGACCGCGGACTCGACCTCGTCGAGCGAGGGCAAGGGCAGCGTCGACCGCAAGGAAGCCCTGCAGACCAACGTCGCCGCCGTGGTGACCCAGGTGCTGCCGAACGGCAATTTGGTCGTCGAAGGCAAGCAGGAGATCCGCGTCAACTTCGAAATTCGCGAGCTGATCGTCGCCGGCATCGTCCGCCCCGAGGACATCCAGAGCGACAACACCATCGACTCCACCAAGATCGCCCAGGCCCGCATCGCCTATGGCGGCCGCGGCCAGATCACCGACGTGCAGCAGCCGCGCTACGGCCAGCAGGTCATGGACGTGCTGCTGCCCTTCTAA
- a CDS encoding 2-keto-4-pentenoate hydratase, with product MNKTLEAAKAIALARRNHAPLAALERPPADEAEGYQVQRTLHDLLLPHVGPLVGYKIGCTSQVMQDYIGIPHPCGGGVFQKGVHDSGAKLAASNYVRVGVECEIAVRLKRDLAAGEAPFTAEWVGEAVESYHPAIEIVDDRYVKWETMGAPTLIADDFFAAGCVLGPSVPRSSVPDLKAVKGRAIVNGEEVSHGTGADVLGHPHNALAWLANHLAAEGKGLHAAQLVLTGSLVKTLWLKAGDKVRMELDGLGVVEAEFT from the coding sequence ATGAACAAGACTCTCGAAGCCGCAAAGGCGATCGCGCTGGCGCGCCGCAACCATGCCCCGCTTGCCGCGCTGGAGCGTCCTCCTGCGGACGAAGCCGAGGGCTATCAGGTCCAGCGCACCCTGCACGATCTGCTGTTACCGCATGTCGGCCCGCTCGTCGGCTACAAGATCGGCTGCACCAGCCAGGTGATGCAGGACTATATCGGCATCCCGCACCCTTGCGGCGGCGGCGTGTTCCAGAAGGGCGTCCATGACAGCGGCGCCAAGCTCGCCGCCTCGAATTATGTCCGCGTCGGCGTCGAATGCGAGATCGCGGTGCGGCTGAAGCGGGACCTTGCCGCCGGCGAAGCGCCGTTCACGGCCGAATGGGTCGGCGAGGCGGTCGAGTCCTACCATCCCGCGATCGAGATCGTCGACGACCGCTACGTGAAATGGGAGACGATGGGCGCGCCGACCTTGATCGCCGACGATTTCTTCGCCGCCGGCTGCGTGCTGGGTCCCTCGGTCCCGCGCTCGTCGGTGCCGGACCTGAAGGCGGTCAAAGGCCGCGCCATCGTCAACGGCGAGGAGGTCAGCCACGGCACCGGCGCCGACGTGCTCGGCCATCCCCACAACGCGCTGGCCTGGCTCGCCAACCATCTCGCCGCCGAGGGCAAGGGGCTGCACGCGGCGCAGCTCGTGCTCACCGGCAGCCTGGTGAAGACGCTGTGGCTGAAGGCCGGCGACAAGGTGCGGATGGAGCTGGACGGGCTCGGCGTCGTGGAGGCGGAGTTTACGTAG